The Fimbriimonadia bacterium genomic sequence ATTGGCTTGGAGTTCACCGTCGGAGGGGATGCCGAGGGGATCGAAGCGGAAGGGAACCTGACCGGAGAGGCGGGCGACGTAACCCTCCTTCTGCAACACCGCACCGTCGGTGCGGATCGAGCCGTCGCGGACTTCGATGAGTGAGAACATCGCGGCGTCCAGACTCGCTTTCTCGGTCCCGAAATCGGTTAGGGCGACGGTGAGATCGACATCAGGTCGCGAGGATTCTCCGGATACCTGCGCGGCCACATCCACCCGCCCCCGAACTGCCGCGTAGGCAGGGTCGAGTTCAGCGAGCAAGCCGGCGTCGAGGTTCGAGACATCCACGAAGCCACGAACGTCTCCTCCCAATGCGAAGCTCCCAGACCCATGCAGCGCCCCGACCGAAGAGTTCCAGTTTATGGCTTCGAAGTTGTACAATTTGCCTGTCGCAGTGCCCTTTGCTTCTAGCCAGCCGGCCTCGCGGGTGCCCACGATCAGATCTTCGATCCGGATGTCGAAGGGGAAGGATGGCTGCTCTCCATCACCCTGCACTCCAAACTGAAGACGCGCCTGACCGTGGAGCTTGCTCAGTCGCCTCCATGTATCGCTGTCAGTCTCTGGCACGAGGCGGCGCGCGAAGATTCGCGCGTCATCCAGGCTGAGGGTGACGAGGCCGGTTGCGTCCACGAATCGGTCGCTTAGACGGTACGTGTGGAGGTCGACAGTGGCGGCTCGGTTCTCAGCTACTAGTCGAAGCGTCCCGTTCCACTCGCCTTCTTCCGATCTCGCTTCGAGCACGCCCGATGTGAACTGCAAGTCGACTATCGCCGGTCTGCCAAGGGTGCCCGATATGGTGACGTCGGGCTGCGACAGTGAGCCTTGGAAGGAGGCCGTCAGATCGGCAGTTCCAGACAGCGGCGTGGTTGCATCGAGGTAGCCGTTGACGGCAGCCAAGTCCACGCCTGCGAGGTCGAAATGGGCTTCGATGGTATCCGCACCCACCCGTGCGGAGCCGTTCAGCAAACCGCCTCCGATGCGCGCCTCACCCTGGGGAATCAGTATGTCTCCGTTACGGTACACGAAAGCCGCCCTTGCCTCGTCCAGGGGCAGTCGGTCGATCATGCCCTCTGCGACACGCGCAGAACCGGCGACTTCGACGTCGGACAGCGGGCCGGAGACACGAGCGTTCACAGATGCCAACCCGCGCAGCGGCAGGTCCGTGTTCAGTACCTCCAATACCTGGGCGGATTCGATCTGATCACCGGAGACCTGAAGCGCGAGAAGCGGACCGAGGTCGGGATGGCGAAAGTCCACTTCGCCAGCGATGTCCACGAGGGCCGCGCCGCGCCGAAGCTGCACGTCATCTAAGGTCAGGACCTCCCGCGAGTAGTCGAATTGTCCGCCCACGAGTGCGGCATCGAACCCCGCCAGCTCGGGTCCGTACACTTCGGCACGCCCGCTTACCCGAGGTGCGTCCGGTAAGCCGGTAAGGGACCCCGACGCGTAGGCAGCGCCCCGGACAGCCATCGCGGGGCGCAGAACCTCGAGTGGAAGTCCCACCACGTCGTAGTCAAACGACAGTTCTCGCGTATCGCCGGTGTAGTACCCCGTGGACTGCAGCAGGCCGAGAGGGCCAGCTATGCGTCCGAGGGGCATTCTGAGCTGCCCTGCCCTCCAGGTCAGGCGTGCTTCGCCAACGCCGAGGTTCTCGGACCAATCCGTTCCCTCCCCCAAGTCACGGGTTAGGTGCAGTGCAGAGGCGGTGACGTTGGCGGCGACACGCAGGGTCTCACCGCCTCCCGTGATTACTGCCGAAACGTCGGCGAGACCGGAGAGGCCCTGCTGAGCGGTTTCTGCAAAGCTCTCGAGTGCAAGTCCGGCGACGTGGGCAGCGGCTTTGACTTCGTTCGTCCGGAGGTCCACCACCGCCTCTCCGAGCACCTCGGAACCTCGCCACCACCCACTCAGGTTCCGAAGTGCGAGGGTCCTGTCAGCCGTGTAGACCACTTCTCCAGTAAGCCCCGTGACTCGGCGACCCTGCGCCTGTGCGCTCGCTACGCGCCAGCTCCCGACCACGGACGGTGACGCGGGATTGCCTCGGATGTTGACGGCACCCGCGAAACTGCCTCGCACCGGAGAGGGACCCTGGCGTCCGGCAAGCATCCAGAGCCGCTCCGCGCTCGACCCCGAGCCGGAGACCCAGGCATCCACGAGTGAGCCGGATCGATCGGTCTGCACGTGCGCGGCGACTGCGACCGATCCGCCCGCTGCGCGAAGGATGCCCCGCGCGCACCAACCACCGGGCATGGCGATAAACGAAGCGCGAACGGCGCTTGCGGTGTGCCCCCGGTAGGAGACTCGTCGCGCGGCGACATCGCCAGCCGTGATCCAGTCGGTCTCTCCTTTACCCCACGTCAGCGCAAGCTTCACGGGGCCCTGCGCGTCAGAGAGCAAGATGTCCTCGACTGCCTCGGCGCCCACCTGCGTGCGGAGCGCGGCCAGTGTCTCGGCGCCACGCAAGGAATCGGCTGCGGCGCTCAGGCGCCCCCGCCCTGCTGCCCACTCGGCGTTGATCCACAGGTCTGCGGTGGAGTCGGTCTGGCCCCTGGCACTCAGCCGGCCGGCGTCGCTGAGCGCCTGCAGGTTGACGGTGACGTTTCGCACTTCGAACTGCCGGGGTTCGCGGTCGCCTCGGTCGGTATAGAGCAGGGTGGCGTCGCGAAGAGCAATGTCCAACGGCATCTCGCTCGGCTTCCTCTCGGGGCGGGCGAGCAGGCGTTGAAGTTCGAAGGAGCCATCCTCCAAGCGCACCACATGAAGCAGTGCACTATCGGCCTCGACCCGGACGTAGCTGCGCGGTACGTCTATGCCGGGGAACTTCACGCGGAGTGCCGGCGCCAATGCGAGAGGGTGACCGTCCCGAGCCGAAACTGCTACGTCCGTCGCGATGAGCGTGCCTTTACGCAGGTCGTAGTCGGCTGCAGCATAGCGCACCACGACACCGTATTCTCTTTCGACGGTGCGCACCGCCGCCGGTAAAAGCGCTGCTTCGGTCCCCGCCACCACACGCTGGATGACCACGTACGCGAACCAGAGAGCGCACACGATGGGTGCGCCCGCAATCAGGATCGGGATGACGCTGAGCCAACGAGACATGGGGCTATTACCCAGTCTTCGACATGCGCTCCGCCATCATCTTCTTGGAGAACGCGGCCGCGTTGTAGGAACTGCGCACGAACGGGCCCGAAGCCACGAACGCGAAGCCCATCTCCTCACCGATTGTCTCGTACTCCTTGAAGCGAGCCGGCTCGACGTACTCCACGACCGGCAGATGGTTCATGGTAGGCCGGAGGTACTGGCCGATGGTAACGGCGTCCACACCGGCGGAGCGAAGGGCGCGAAGCGTGTCCACGACTTCTGCATGCGTCTCGCCGAGGCCCAGCATGATGCCGGACTTGGTATAGATGTGCGGCGCGAGACGCTTTGCGGTTCGCAGAGTCTCGAGACTTCGCTCGAATCCGGCTTGCGGACGCACCACCGTCTGCAGACGAGGCACGGTCTCCACGTTGTGGTTGAAGATTTCGGGACCCGCGTCTGTGACCAAGCGCACCCGCCACTCGGCTGCCTTGAAGTCCGGTGTGAGCACCTCGACGATGCTGTCGGGCATTGCCGTGTGAAGCGATCGGATGGTATCTGCGAACTGCTGCGCCCCTTCGTCTGGCAGGTCGTCTCGGGCCACCGAAGTGACGACCACGTGACGGAGACCCATCTGCTTGGCGGTTTCCGCCACGCGCCTGGGCTCGTCCGGGTCGGGAGCGAGTGGGCGGCCCACTTTGATGGCGCAGAAGCCGCAGGAGCGAGTGCAGATGTCGCCCAGTATCATGAACGTCGCAGTCTTCTTCGACCAGCATTCATGCAGGTTCGGGCAACGGGCGCTCTCGCACACGGTGTGGAGGTGTGCAGAACGGACCATCTGCTCCACCTGCTGGACCGTTTCCATGCGCGGAAGCCGGATCTTGAGCCAGTCGGGAAGGCGCTGCTGCATCGGTTGGCGGATTGTACCTAGCGGCGAGTAGCTTCGGACCCTGTTCAGCCTACTGAGAGTAGGTCATCCAGAAAGTTGGCGGAACGAAGGTCGCTGTCCAAGACGTGCTGCCAAACGGTTCGGTACACGCGGCGAAGGGCCCCGCAGGCTTCGAGGGCGGGCGGTGGGGAGTCGGCTGCAGCCAGGGTGCGTAGCTCGGCCACGGCCGCAGCCGACAGCCCTAGTGCGTCGCGGCGACCTTCTGAGCATGTTCGGCACAGCAGGCCGCCCGCTGCTGCGCTGAATGCAGCTCGCGGCGGCAGGGGACGGTGACAAGAAGCACAGTCGTGGAGACGAGGGTGGTAGCCGAGGACTCCCATCAAATGGATCTCCGACCAGGCGGAAACCGCCGCGGGGTCGGAGGCCCCGTCCAGCATCTCCATCGTAAGAAGCGCGAGATCGTAGGCGGCCTCGTTGGGTTGATGGTCCCCAATCGCTCTCTCCACGATCTCGGCCAGCTCGAGCGCGCATGCCGTCCGTAGTAGGTCGGAGCGGAGATGTGCGAAGGTGCGGAGGGGCTGTGCTTGCGTCACGTAGTCCAGCTGCCGGCCCTTAGCTAGATGGTACTTGGCAAAGCAGAGTGCGTCCGTGCTACCCGCCAGTGGACTTCCGGGCTTGCGGGCGCCGCGTGCTATGGCCGAGATGCGCCCCATCTCCCGTGAGAACAGCACTAACAGCTTGTCAGTCTCGCCCAGGTCCCGCCTATGCGCGACGAAGGCCTCGACGGTGTAGGTACGCCGGTTCATCACACTATCGGACGCTCTGAGGTGAGTGTATCAGCGAACGTCGTTCTCGCGGAACTGATTGCGCTTGCACCCCTTGTCTTCCGTCCACGGCTTGCCGGTACCGAGGAAGGTGTTACGGTAGAGCGTTATCTCCGTGCTCTCCGAAAGCTCGACACCGACACCGTTCCATTCGAAGTGGTTGGCCTCAATGCGGTAGCGCCGCGAGGGCGGGCCTTCCTTCCTCCTGCGCATGAGCAACACTCCCTGCTCACGGTTGTATCCGATCTCGTTCCCAGCGATCAGGTTGCCTTCTGCGTGTTCGATGGCGATGCCCGCACGGCGGTTTCCGAGGATTTCGTTGTCCACCACGTGGTTATCGCACGAGAAGCCCATCCAGAATCCGT encodes the following:
- the recO gene encoding DNA repair protein RecO: MNRRTYTVEAFVAHRRDLGETDKLLVLFSREMGRISAIARGARKPGSPLAGSTDALCFAKYHLAKGRQLDYVTQAQPLRTFAHLRSDLLRTACALELAEIVERAIGDHQPNEAAYDLALLTMEMLDGASDPAAVSAWSEIHLMGVLGYHPRLHDCASCHRPLPPRAAFSAAAGGLLCRTCSEGRRDALGLSAAAVAELRTLAAADSPPPALEACGALRRVYRTVWQHVLDSDLRSANFLDDLLSVG
- the lipA gene encoding lipoyl synthase, producing MQQRLPDWLKIRLPRMETVQQVEQMVRSAHLHTVCESARCPNLHECWSKKTATFMILGDICTRSCGFCAIKVGRPLAPDPDEPRRVAETAKQMGLRHVVVTSVARDDLPDEGAQQFADTIRSLHTAMPDSIVEVLTPDFKAAEWRVRLVTDAGPEIFNHNVETVPRLQTVVRPQAGFERSLETLRTAKRLAPHIYTKSGIMLGLGETHAEVVDTLRALRSAGVDAVTIGQYLRPTMNHLPVVEYVEPARFKEYETIGEEMGFAFVASGPFVRSSYNAAAFSKKMMAERMSKTG
- a CDS encoding translocation/assembly module TamB domain-containing protein, whose product is MSRWLSVIPILIAGAPIVCALWFAYVVIQRVVAGTEAALLPAAVRTVEREYGVVVRYAAADYDLRKGTLIATDVAVSARDGHPLALAPALRVKFPGIDVPRSYVRVEADSALLHVVRLEDGSFELQRLLARPERKPSEMPLDIALRDATLLYTDRGDREPRQFEVRNVTVNLQALSDAGRLSARGQTDSTADLWINAEWAAGRGRLSAAADSLRGAETLAALRTQVGAEAVEDILLSDAQGPVKLALTWGKGETDWITAGDVAARRVSYRGHTASAVRASFIAMPGGWCARGILRAAGGSVAVAAHVQTDRSGSLVDAWVSGSGSSAERLWMLAGRQGPSPVRGSFAGAVNIRGNPASPSVVGSWRVASAQAQGRRVTGLTGEVVYTADRTLALRNLSGWWRGSEVLGEAVVDLRTNEVKAAAHVAGLALESFAETAQQGLSGLADVSAVITGGGETLRVAANVTASALHLTRDLGEGTDWSENLGVGEARLTWRAGQLRMPLGRIAGPLGLLQSTGYYTGDTRELSFDYDVVGLPLEVLRPAMAVRGAAYASGSLTGLPDAPRVSGRAEVYGPELAGFDAALVGGQFDYSREVLTLDDVQLRRGAALVDIAGEVDFRHPDLGPLLALQVSGDQIESAQVLEVLNTDLPLRGLASVNARVSGPLSDVEVAGSARVAEGMIDRLPLDEARAAFVYRNGDILIPQGEARIGGGLLNGSARVGADTIEAHFDLAGVDLAAVNGYLDATTPLSGTADLTASFQGSLSQPDVTISGTLGRPAIVDLQFTSGVLEARSEEGEWNGTLRLVAENRAATVDLHTYRLSDRFVDATGLVTLSLDDARIFARRLVPETDSDTWRRLSKLHGQARLQFGVQGDGEQPSFPFDIRIEDLIVGTREAGWLEAKGTATGKLYNFEAINWNSSVGALHGSGSFALGGDVRGFVDVSNLDAGLLAELDPAYAAVRGRVDVAAQVSGESSRPDVDLTVALTDFGTEKASLDAAMFSLIEVRDGSIRTDGAVLQKEGYVARLSGQVPFRFDPLGIPSDGELQANLTIPEQDLAGLRVFLPALDVERTKGKLFGEPVEGSDERPIRIALSGTLDNPRVEGAAYLSGGEIALQGFEESLHNVTAEVRLEGDEVRLENLKGTSASGGAISAWAVASLDAEADGELRGELKMDALQIRSAVGPTAERLRMTLDGSLALDGRLRRPSVNGSIGISDASLPIPAGWDESATAPRLPFDADLDIGVAFAPSTVLTTSRMDARVQGVARLERTLSLPKATASLTALDGRIRLPASRLRIEPGSRFTIAYDAQREGPAIAVANVDMRARTQIIAAGPVGIPNEYTIDLHITGSLLEDGGLRMNATSSPPDLTEQRILALLGHQGFLDTFAGGDIESTLRNELMDIFGATVLPAFFDVVGPGIAESVGLEALALTYSRFEPLTLNVSKSLFDGLSASYRRSLQGIEQRYQVKLMWRLPIREQFRGTFNLGWSYDEQRVHRLSLEWGTRF